The following nucleotide sequence is from Aneurinibacillus soli.
ATCAGTACATTAAAAATACACAGCTTGCGGCGGGTAAAAAAGCAGTGGATATCCCGGTAAAAAAAGAGCGGATCGTCGAATCGGAAGAACCACCTCAAAGTCGCCTGCGGGATACGCGGCGCGAGCGAGCGGCCATGCGTGGACAGAAAAAGAAAAAGCGTTCGAATTGGACGATGCCGCGCATTCCGGCCCGCATAATCACGATGCTTGCGATTGGGCTCGTTTTGTTGATCGGGGGTGTAGCTGCATTTTCCGGAAGCGGTACAGACAGCAAGGCACAGACACCGGCTACGGATAAGCCAGTTGCTGGTGTGGAAGTTCCGGATGTAGGCGGCATGACGCTCGCAGAAGCCGGACAGAAGCTCGATGCAGCAGGTATTCGCTATAAATACTATCTAGAATCCTCCTTCTCGAAAACAGGGACGGTGTTCAAGCAGAACCCACAGGCAGGCGAGCGCATTAGCAGGGTTGATTCGGTGGAGCTGTGGGTTAGTCAGTAAAATTTTGATTTATGTATGTTCAGGTAGCACAGAAATGTGCTACCTTTTTTTATTTATGAATTTATGACTAAGTCATACAGTAATATAGGAAGAAAGAATCTTACGAATGCAGGCTTATCATTATACGATTAACAGGCTATAGTTCATATGAATAAAGTCTCAAATACTTTTTAGTCAGGGGAAGATGAGATTGAATAAGAAAAAAATTTCGAAAGTTCTTTCTACTTGTGCGTTACTCAGCTCTTGCGCATTTCCTGTATACGCAACTCCTTCTCTCCAGGATATTGATAATTCGTATGCAAAGGATGCCATTCAGAAGCTCGTAAGCGAAGGGATTATAAATGGAAACGGCGACGGAAAGTTCGATCCTACCGGGGACATTTCAAGACAAGATTTTGCAATTATATTGGCGAAAGCTTTAGCGTTAGATACGTCTAAACCTCCTGCTACATCAACATTTTCAGATGTTCCGGTTGACCATTATTCTTACGCCTATATTGAGGCTGCTGTAAAAGCAGGGTTAGTAGCAGGGGTAGGCAATGGGGAATTTGGTAATGGACAGAATTTATCACGACAAGATATGGCAGTTATGTTTGTGCGGGCTTTAGGAGTAGATTCTAAGGGGAAAGCGGCTGACCTAAAATTTAGTGATGCATCTTCCATTTCAGATTATGCAAAAGATGCCGTTGGCGCGGCTGTAAAGCTAGGGTTAATCAGTGGAAACACGGATGGCACTTTTAATCCGACAGGGAAGGCTGAAAGGCAGGCAGTGGCCCAGGTAGCAAGTAAGTTCCTCCAGGTAGCTGAGAAGCCAAAAACTCCAACTCCTACCACCCCAACTCAACCACCCCAACCGAAAACACCAACACCTACGCCCGTTACGAATAGCAATACAGGCGGAAGCGGTGGAGGAGGGGGTGGTGGGAGTAGTAGAGATGTGACTGCACCTACCGTTACCCTCGTATCATCTTCCCCAATTGAGATAGGAAATCCAGTTTTGATTAGAAGTAATGAAGTGGGTACAGTATACCTTGTTCTAGCTTCCGTAAATACAAGGAATAAGGCAGATCTGGAAAGGGAAGTTTCAGAAAATCGGGCGAAAAAAGCATCTGTCGTAGCTGCAAATGCAGATACAAGTATGAACACGGAGAGACTAGGGGAAGCAGACTACCATATTTATGCGGTAGATAACGAAGGGAACGTATCGGCTCCGACAGGTGTAGTTAAATTGAAAGCTCCTTTGCCTGGTAATCAGATTCCTGTAGTCACAAGTAAAATCCAGAAACAAGTAGCTACTATGGGGGAATCTGGGATACAAATAAATCTAAGGGAACACTTTGCCGATCCGGATGGAGACCCATTGGATTTTACTGCTGTATCGGATAACGCAGGGATAGCTTCTGTATATGTGAGTGGTGATACAGTAGTGATCAGTCCAGAGTCGGTTGGAAAAGCAGCGATTACCGGGACAGCGAGTGATAGAAAAGGTGGTACGGTAAGCGAAACATTCAATGTAACCGTGAGAGCGCTCAAGATTTTTCCGCAACAAGGTGCTACATTGTATGTTAATTCAGGGAGGAACGACACGAGTGATAATATTACGTTAGTGGATGATAGCACCAGTCCTGCAGGTGGATATCAGTACAGTAAGCATAATCTAAAAAATTATGTGCAGGTTGGTCGTGGTCAAGAGATTATGTCTCTACAATATAACGCTGATCCTCTTGGATTTAAGGTTATCGACAATTCTAGTCAGCAACATACAGTGACACTTGAGTCGAGTGATCCTTCCTTACTCAAGGTTACCCAAGGAATTAATGGTATGCAAGGCGTAATGTTAGAGCCTCAGAATAACTTGTCCGAATCATCTCAAGTTACCCTTACTGCCCATCTTCTGGATCAAAACGGAGACGAGATCGATGCACATAATATCCCTCTGGTGTTTGACGAGACAGCTCCAACTATTGGGACACCGTCTTATAACAATCAATGCATTACGATTCCATTTAGCGAACCGGTAGTGGCTAACAATATCCCGCCGTTTACCCCACCGGTTCCCCCTCTCGTCGAATATTCTTCATCGGGGACATTTAGTACTACTGATACCGTATCAGTGGTTCTGCCGTTAGATAGCTATAGGTGGTTGGGGAACAGTCTGGAGATCAACATACAGGCCTACATCGACGCGCACCCGGGCGTAATATCGAGTGGTAGATTCCGCATCACCATCAACGGCATGTCCGATTATGCAAATAATCTACTGAATGGCAATGGCAATGGCAATGGCAATGGCTCTGTGGAATGTGCGGTCAATGCTCCCTAATCTGATATTGCTGCATGTTACGCGAGAGAATGCCGCTGCCTTTCTGTCGCTGACACCGCCTGACTTTCAGCCTCGTCTGCGTCAGGCGTCAGCGGAGCTGATTGCCATCGGAGCTGTACAGAACAATCGTCCGATCGGGGTAGTGATGGCGGAACGAAGGATATCTACACAGTCGGCTAATCTGCTCTCTATCTTTGTCACTCCTGCATGTCGCCGCGATCATATAGGATCTCACTTGATGAGAGTGTTAGAGGGAGAACTGGTGAAACATGGTTGCGGGCGGTTGTACGTCGAATTCATGGCGTCGGCCAAAGAGACATCACCGTTCGAAGTGTTTTTCCAGTCGTGCGGCTATGCTCCGTCACACCCGGGCATCCATTTATTCCGTGGCACGCCACAACACCTGCTGGAAAGTAGCTGGTACGTACGCTGTCGGCAGCTCCCGCCACGATTTTCTATCGCGACCTGGTCGTCAACTGACACCGTGGAACGAGCCGCAATCCGCCAGGGGGAAGGCGTCTGGTATCCGCCGTTGCTCTCACCGTTTGTGGAGGAGAATGCCATCGACCCGGAGCTTTCCCTCGTCTTGCGTGATCAGAACGACCTGGTCGGCTGGCTTATCACAGAGCGGATGGGGGAGAGCGCTCTCTTGTACAAAACAATGTTTGTGAAAAAGCAGCACCAGCGCATGGGCCGGGGGCTGGCATTGTTCGCTGAGGGAATTCGCCGAATGATGCAGATACCTGACCTGACCGAGGCACTTTGTTTCGTGGAGGGAACGAATAAACCGATGCTTCAGGCTATGCGTCGTCGCATCATGGGTCCTGATTCGCAAGAACACATCCTGCGTCGAACATACAAGAATATAGATTCGAAGAGCTAATCTTATTGTGAGATTGGCTCTCTTTTTGTTTGTGAACAAAAGGTAGATGATTAGGAAGAAAGGAGAGTGAGACAAGTTGGATAGCAGCGTGGAATAGGGAAGATAAGCGACACCCGGGAAGAAGACAGATTTTCTTTTCAATCTGTTCTCTTTTTATCCTCCTTATCCTTACGAGATTTAAACAGATCGCATACGTCCCAGAGATTGAAAAAAAATTCTGTGACAGGGTTAAAAATCAGACGGAATAGAACTCGGAAAAACATAACGATCGCATGAAATATAAACTCTACTACCTCAATCATTTTTCACCTCTATACTACATCCTTCTCTGACCATCAAGCAGAGAAGGATTCTCTATTTTTGTATTTCAGGAATACTTTATCATGAAAAAAGATTAACAAGAAGACAAAGTTAATATATGATGAAGTTAAAATATACAGAATATTGATTATTATAAAAATAGGAGGTGAGTCTGCTCCGAATGGGGATAATCTTTCGGAGTAGGTACAGATGAGAGAAGCGCTCAAAGGAATTCATGTACTTGATTTTACTAGACTTTTACCAGGGCCACTTTGTTCGATGTATCTAGCGGACTATGGTGCCGATGTTGTGAAGATAGAAGACCCTCAGATGGGAGATTATGCGC
It contains:
- a CDS encoding GNAT family N-acetyltransferase; this translates as MAMAMAMALWNVRSMLPNLILLHVTRENAAAFLSLTPPDFQPRLRQASAELIAIGAVQNNRPIGVVMAERRISTQSANLLSIFVTPACRRDHIGSHLMRVLEGELVKHGCGRLYVEFMASAKETSPFEVFFQSCGYAPSHPGIHLFRGTPQHLLESSWYVRCRQLPPRFSIATWSSTDTVERAAIRQGEGVWYPPLLSPFVEENAIDPELSLVLRDQNDLVGWLITERMGESALLYKTMFVKKQHQRMGRGLALFAEGIRRMMQIPDLTEALCFVEGTNKPMLQAMRRRIMGPDSQEHILRRTYKNIDSKS
- a CDS encoding S-layer homology domain-containing protein; translated protein: MNKKKISKVLSTCALLSSCAFPVYATPSLQDIDNSYAKDAIQKLVSEGIINGNGDGKFDPTGDISRQDFAIILAKALALDTSKPPATSTFSDVPVDHYSYAYIEAAVKAGLVAGVGNGEFGNGQNLSRQDMAVMFVRALGVDSKGKAADLKFSDASSISDYAKDAVGAAVKLGLISGNTDGTFNPTGKAERQAVAQVASKFLQVAEKPKTPTPTTPTQPPQPKTPTPTPVTNSNTGGSGGGGGGGSSRDVTAPTVTLVSSSPIEIGNPVLIRSNEVGTVYLVLASVNTRNKADLEREVSENRAKKASVVAANADTSMNTERLGEADYHIYAVDNEGNVSAPTGVVKLKAPLPGNQIPVVTSKIQKQVATMGESGIQINLREHFADPDGDPLDFTAVSDNAGIASVYVSGDTVVISPESVGKAAITGTASDRKGGTVSETFNVTVRALKIFPQQGATLYVNSGRNDTSDNITLVDDSTSPAGGYQYSKHNLKNYVQVGRGQEIMSLQYNADPLGFKVIDNSSQQHTVTLESSDPSLLKVTQGINGMQGVMLEPQNNLSESSQVTLTAHLLDQNGDEIDAHNIPLVFDETAPTIGTPSYNNQCITIPFSEPVVANNIPPFTPPVPPLVEYSSSGTFSTTDTVSVVLPLDSYRWLGNSLEINIQAYIDAHPGVISSGRFRITINGMSDYANNLLNGNGNGNGNGSVECAVNAP